From the Pomacea canaliculata isolate SZHN2017 linkage group LG4, ASM307304v1, whole genome shotgun sequence genome, one window contains:
- the LOC112562979 gene encoding solute carrier organic anion transporter family member 2A1-like has product MTSRTSQRGRPEEVGGISNHDDDDAIECGAGSCRPSFMQGCARIGCFTAVYSLAGLFTSTLSIYINSQITTLERQFGFSSSISGLLMSCNDLGYLLTTLPLSHLARRVHIPRALAVCTLLFGFSGLICTIPFFATRDSLSLSPRALTEMNASASGSSASFRAPLCVLDVMASSGWDNGSQMVNLSTRAEESCAVEGPRRKGAISEEWQGLAIACLALGMIFQGFGKSPRQTFVGTYIDDNVPKTKTTLYLGIISCLSIFGPALAFTLGGVFTTMYITLEDTGMTTRDPRWIGAWWLGFLLFGICGIFAAIPLIFFPRRLRPQPELKALQEKRKSAAKGRPFIHGIKEFLRSLLRLVLTPVYILIVIGNCCMLFSVSGMMAFLPKYFETQFTVPPWQANITIGVLNVMAASVGTLIGGYVTSRFKLPPLTCLKVMLTLSAVCTAMIASLFALGCDQPQIDKGVTAVGGSISNTSQPCQSSCQCDETRYFPTCGANGVTYFSPCHAGCSENRGVSYGNCSCIAMPSNTSHPTAEAVPGLCSQNCNMLYPYVILSFVSALGSTMSIMPGFVVSVRSVAESDKPLAIGFSAFLVTLLGWFPGPVLFGRVVDSTCLMWTSGCAGAGSCAMYDLRAFRFMYHGLYVSSRVANFLFYVIAFIVATQLKRPFYAHCEAEKTVPTTQEGRELMLGENGKNSDKVFKEMEDEEPLGSERIFKGTSRL; this is encoded by the exons ATGACGAGTAGAACCTCCCAGAGAGGAAGGCCTGAGGAAGTGGGGGGAATCAGTAACCATGACGACGATGATGCCATCGAATGTGGAGCAGGAAGCTGCCGACCTTCTTTCATGCAG ggCTGTGCGAGAATCGGGTGCTTCACGGCGGTGTACAGCTTGGCGGGCTTGTTCACGTCGACCCTGAGCATCTACATCAACTCGCAGATCACTACCCTCGAGCGCCAGTTCGGCTTCAGCAGCTCCATCAGCGGCCTCCTCATGAGCTGCAACGACCTGGGCTACCTGCTGACCACCCTGCCCCTGTCTCACCTGGCGCGCCGCGTGCACATCCCTCGCGCCCTCGCCGTCTGCACGCTGCTGTTCGGCTTCTCCGGCCTCATCTGCACCATCCCCTTCTTCGCCACCAGGGACAGCCTGTCGCTGAGCCCTAGGGCTCTGACGGAGATGAATGCTTCCGCCAGCGGAAGTAGCGCGAGCTTCAGGGCGCCGCTGTGCGTGCTGGACGTCATGGCGAGCTCCGGGTGGGACAACGGCTCCCAGATGGTCAACCTGTCGACGAGGGCAGAAGAAAGCTGCGCAGTGGAGGGACCCAGGAGGAAGGGGGCTATTTCGGAGGAATGGCAGGGCCTGGCCATCGCGTGCCTCGCTCTGGGGATGATTTTTCAAGGCTTTGGCAAGTCTCCTCGTCAGACGTTCGTGGGCACGTACATTGATGACAACGTGCCCAAAACTAAAACCACGCTCTATCTTG GAATTATTTCATGTCTGAGTATTTTCGGACCTGCACTGGCATTTACTCTGGGTGGAGTGTTCACAACGATGTACATCACACTGGAAG ACACCGGCATGACGACTCGCGACCCTCGCTGGATCGGAGCCTGGTGGTTAGGGTTTCTCTTGTTCGGAATCTGTGGAATATTCGCCGCTATTCCCCTCATCTTCTTCCCGCGACGACTGCGACCGCAGCCAGAGCTGAAGGCGCTGCAAGAGAAGCGCAAGAGTGCTGCCAAGGGGAGGCCATTCATACATGGCATAAAAG aatttctgAGAAGCCTCCTCCGTCTGGTACTGACACCCGTGTACATTTTGATAGTCATCGGAAACTGCTGCATGCTTTTCAGTGTGTCGGGTATGATGGCCTTCCTACCAAAGTACTTCGAGACGCAGTTCACGGTTCCTCCTTGGCAAGCCAACATTACTATAG GAGTTCTGAATGTTATGGCTGCTTCCGTTGGCACCTTAATTGGCGGCtatgtgacgtcacgcttcaaGTTGCCTCCCCTGACCTGCCTGAAGGTGATGCTGACCCTGTCCGCTGTGTGCACTGCCATGATCGCGTCCTTGTTCGCCCTGGGATGTGACCAGCCACAGATCGACAAGGGTGTGACCGCAGTGGG TGGCAGTATCTCGAACACGTCACAGCCATGTCAGTCCAGCTGCCAGTGCGATGAGACACGTTACTTTCCTACGTGCGGCGCAAACGGCGTGACGTACTTCTCCCCGTGTCACGCTGGCTGCTCCGAGAACAGAGGCGTG TCCTACGGGAACTGCTCGTGCATAGCAATGCCCAGCAACACGTCACATCCCACAGCGGAAGCAGTCCCCGGCCTGTGTTCTCAGAACTGCAACATGTTATATCCGTATGTTATTCTGAGCTTCGTCTCTGCCCTGGGGTCCACAATGAGCATCATGCCCGGTTTTGTCGTCAGCGTTAG AAGTGTGGCGGAGAGCGACAAGCCCCTGGCCATCGGCTTCAGCGCCTTTTTGGTCACCCTGCTGG GCTGGTTTCCTGGCCCTGTCCTGTTCGGCCGGGTCGTGGATTCCACGTGTCTGATGTGGACTTCCGGCTGCGCGGGGGCTGGTTCGTGCGCCATGTACGATCTGCGTGCCTTTAGGTTTATGTACCACGGTCTGTACGTCAGCTCGCGCGTGGCGAACTTCCTGTTCTACGTCATCGCTTTTATCGTCGCGACACAACTGAAACGACCTTTCTATGCGCATTGCGAGGCCGAAAAAACAGTTCCGACAACGCAGGAAGGGCGAGAACTCATGTTGGGAGAGAACGGGAAGAACAGCGACAAAGTTTTCAAAGAGATGGAGGACGAAGAACCCCTCGGTTCCGAACGTATTTTTAAAGGTACGTCACGGCTGTGA
- the LOC112562883 gene encoding neo-calmodulin-like → MSKEREEQELIWRDIFHMFDRDGNGRVSAAEVGVILRGLDRNPSQQELKDIIRQVDKNGTGQIEWEEFADFMRSIKMATAQEQMEQILLAFKLFDKNNDDYIDAKELLRVVTSMGERLTQEEAEEMIRVADVDNDGRINYKEFVKFIMAPCL, encoded by the exons ATGtcaaaggagagagaggaacaaGAACTAA TCTGGAGGGATATTTTCCACATGTTTGATCGGGATGGGAACGGCCGGGTGTCTGCAGCCGAAGTGGGCGTCATTCTGCGGGGCCTGGACCGGAACCCCTCCCAGCAGGAACTTAAAGACATCATCCGTCAGGTGGACAAGAACG GTACGGGTCAGATAGAGTGGGAGGAGTTCGCCGACTTCATGAGAAGCATCAAAATGGCGACCGCGCAAGAGCAGATGGAACAAATTCTGTTAGCCTTCAAGCTCTTCGATAAAAACAACGACGATTACATCGACGCCAAGGAGCTGCTGCGTGTAGTGACGTCGATGGGGGAGAGACTGACGCAAGAGGAGGCCGAGGAGATGATACGAGTCGCTGACGTGGACAACGATGGTCGCATCAACTATAAAG AGTTCGTGAAGTTCATCATGGCACCCTGCTTATAA